A single region of the Halarsenatibacter silvermanii genome encodes:
- the trpS gene encoding tryptophan--tRNA ligase has translation MSEKKGRILTGDRPTGKLHLGHYVGSLENRIKLSEEYETFIIIADVQALTTNFDEPEMLEKDVMQVTEDYLAAGIDPENVTICVQSMIPQIAELTVIYSMLVTVNQLERNPTVKAEAEQHNYEEMTYGFLGYPVSQAADITFCRADLVPVGEDQIPHLEQTRKIVRKFNNLYGEVFPEPEPRIGDFPRLIGLDGKAKMSKSLNNAIFLSDTRENVKNKVSQAVTDPARVRLDDPGHPEDCPVFEYHKAFNEEEVEEIRESCREAKIGCVACKERLAEKINQFLEPMRERRKKYKNNPDLIEEILYSGTKKARKEAEKTMEKVREVMEIDYF, from the coding sequence ATGTCTGAAAAAAAAGGCAGAATTTTGACCGGTGATCGACCAACAGGAAAACTTCATCTGGGCCATTATGTTGGGAGTTTGGAGAATAGAATTAAACTATCAGAAGAATACGAAACTTTTATAATAATTGCAGATGTACAGGCTTTGACAACAAATTTCGACGAGCCTGAAATGCTGGAAAAAGATGTGATGCAGGTGACAGAGGATTATCTGGCTGCAGGTATCGATCCTGAAAATGTCACTATATGTGTTCAATCGATGATTCCTCAAATTGCTGAACTAACAGTTATTTATTCCATGCTGGTAACCGTTAATCAGCTGGAAAGAAATCCTACTGTCAAGGCCGAGGCAGAACAGCACAATTACGAAGAAATGACATATGGTTTTCTTGGCTATCCGGTAAGTCAGGCTGCAGATATCACGTTTTGTCGTGCTGATCTGGTTCCTGTTGGAGAAGATCAAATTCCTCATCTCGAACAGACTCGAAAAATTGTCAGGAAGTTTAACAATCTTTACGGAGAAGTATTTCCTGAACCTGAACCAAGAATCGGTGATTTTCCCAGGCTTATCGGTCTCGATGGAAAAGCTAAAATGAGCAAAAGCCTTAATAACGCTATTTTTCTTTCAGATACCCGGGAAAATGTAAAAAACAAGGTCAGCCAGGCAGTTACCGATCCGGCTCGTGTCAGACTCGATGATCCCGGCCATCCAGAAGACTGCCCTGTTTTTGAGTATCACAAAGCTTTTAATGAAGAAGAGGTCGAGGAGATTAGAGAAAGCTGTCGCGAGGCAAAAATAGGATGTGTTGCCTGTAAGGAGAGGCTTGCTGAAAAAATTAATCAATTTTTGGAGCCGATGAGGGAACGGAGGAAAAAATATAAAAATAATCCTGATCTGATCGAGGAGATTCTTTATTCTGGAACGAAAAAGGCCAGAAAAGAAGCTGAAAAAACGATGGAGAAGGTTAGAGAGGTTATGGAAATAGATTATTTCTAA
- a CDS encoding replication-associated recombination protein A — protein sequence MNLFASVDHSDQKPLAFRMRPECFDELYGQHHLTSEGKLLRRMIDSNRLQSMILYGPPGSGKTSLARVIAENTDSEFKKVNAVTSGVKQLRKIIAAGKDNLQMHQQNTILFIDEIHRFNKAQQDALLPSVEEGYIILVGATTENPYFEVNSPLLSRARVFKLHELSSEDIKKIVLQALNDEQRGLGDKDVKIGEEELKFLAEASRGDARTALNSLEIAVLSTKPDDSGAIKIDIEILEECLQEKRKQYDKSGDKHYDIVSAFIKSIRGSDPDAAMFWLARMIEAGEDPMFIARRIIVHAAEDIGLADPRALNIAISAARAVEYVGMPEARLPLAEAVLYLTTAPKSNSTIKAVDNALEYIRKNDPGPVPDHLRDTHYSGADDLGHGEGYKYPHNYPDNFVEQNYLPDMQGELEFYNPDGQGREKKIKKYLNYLSEDEGERNSDSG from the coding sequence ATGAATCTCTTCGCCAGCGTAGATCACAGCGATCAAAAACCTCTTGCCTTCAGAATGCGACCGGAATGTTTCGATGAATTATATGGCCAGCATCATCTAACCTCTGAAGGTAAGCTTTTGAGAAGAATGATAGATTCCAATCGACTTCAGTCGATGATACTTTACGGTCCTCCGGGCAGCGGCAAGACCAGTCTGGCGAGAGTGATAGCTGAAAACACCGATTCAGAGTTCAAAAAGGTAAATGCCGTTACTTCCGGGGTCAAGCAGCTCAGAAAGATCATAGCGGCAGGAAAAGATAATCTTCAGATGCATCAGCAAAATACTATATTATTTATAGACGAAATTCACAGATTTAATAAAGCTCAACAGGATGCCCTTCTTCCTTCTGTAGAAGAGGGGTATATTATTTTGGTTGGAGCAACCACAGAAAATCCTTATTTTGAAGTTAACTCTCCCCTGCTTTCTCGAGCAAGAGTCTTTAAACTGCATGAGCTGAGCAGTGAAGATATAAAAAAAATAGTTCTGCAGGCATTAAATGATGAGCAAAGAGGACTGGGGGATAAGGACGTGAAAATAGGGGAAGAAGAATTGAAATTTTTGGCCGAAGCTTCCCGGGGAGATGCCAGGACGGCTTTAAACTCGCTGGAGATTGCGGTTTTATCAACAAAGCCCGATGATTCAGGTGCTATCAAAATAGACATCGAGATACTTGAAGAGTGTCTTCAGGAAAAAAGGAAACAGTATGATAAAAGCGGAGATAAACATTATGATATAGTTTCTGCCTTTATTAAAAGTATCAGAGGTTCGGACCCTGATGCAGCTATGTTCTGGCTGGCAAGAATGATAGAGGCAGGAGAGGATCCCATGTTCATAGCCAGGCGGATTATAGTTCATGCTGCTGAGGATATTGGTCTGGCTGATCCCCGCGCTTTGAATATCGCCATTTCAGCTGCCAGAGCGGTCGAGTATGTGGGTATGCCGGAGGCAAGATTGCCTCTGGCGGAGGCTGTTTTATATCTGACAACTGCTCCTAAGTCCAATTCCACCATAAAGGCTGTCGATAATGCCCTGGAGTATATTAGAAAAAATGATCCCGGACCGGTCCCTGACCACCTGCGCGACACTCATTACAGCGGGGCGGATGATCTGGGCCACGGAGAGGGGTATAAATATCCCCACAATTATCCAGATAACTTCGTAGAACAAAATTATCTGCCCGATATGCAGGGAGAACTCGAATTTTATAACCCCGATGGTCAGGGGCGTGAAAAAAAGATTAAAAAATATCTGAACTATTTGAGTGAGGACGAAGGAGAAAGAAATAGTGACAGTGGATAG
- the rnhA gene encoding ribonuclease HI, with translation MREFNEECFFEFREKMDERIMDIDNLQIKRFFNLDKKVYEEGELDRKTKEMMGLLASLILNCDDCVRYHINELHNLEVTEKELGEIFSISLITGGSVVIPHLRRAVNYWDELKSNTDESKRAGSYEIYTDGACQDNPGPGGFAAIIMQEGEEKEAISGGVDETTNNRMELRAVIEGLKSFEHGSSIALYSDSNYVVKGLVKWLDNWKENGWSTSSGNEVKNKDLWLELENLRHKYDLSVNKVKAHADNELNNRADELAKKAIPQSELKGEK, from the coding sequence TTGAGGGAATTTAATGAAGAATGTTTTTTTGAATTTAGAGAGAAAATGGATGAGAGAATTATGGATATTGATAATTTACAGATAAAGAGATTTTTTAATCTGGATAAAAAGGTTTATGAGGAAGGCGAGCTGGATAGAAAAACTAAAGAGATGATGGGACTTCTTGCTTCCTTGATTTTAAACTGTGATGACTGCGTGAGATATCATATTAATGAATTACATAATTTAGAGGTAACTGAAAAAGAGCTGGGAGAGATCTTCAGCATCAGTCTGATTACAGGCGGCTCGGTAGTTATACCCCATCTAAGGAGGGCAGTTAATTACTGGGATGAATTGAAGTCTAATACTGATGAATCGAAAAGAGCGGGCAGTTATGAGATATATACAGACGGCGCCTGTCAGGATAATCCAGGTCCCGGCGGATTTGCAGCCATAATAATGCAAGAAGGGGAAGAAAAAGAGGCTATATCCGGAGGGGTAGATGAAACCACGAATAATAGAATGGAGCTCAGGGCGGTAATCGAAGGTTTGAAAAGCTTTGAGCATGGCAGCAGCATTGCTCTATATAGCGATTCCAATTATGTGGTTAAAGGACTTGTTAAATGGCTGGATAACTGGAAGGAAAATGGCTGGAGCACTTCTTCTGGCAATGAGGTCAAGAACAAGGATCTATGGCTTGAGCTTGAGAATCTGCGGCACAAGTATGATCTGTCTGTTAACAAGGTAAAAGCGCATGCTGACAATGAGCTTAACAATAGAGCTGATGAGCTGGCCAAGAAAGCTATTCCTCAATCTGAACTCAAGGGAGAAAAATAA
- a CDS encoding IMPACT family protein has protein sequence MTVDRMDGEDQYKTISRKNRIESRVKGSRFIATTFPCFSRQEAEGAVKNVKAEFSDATHNAFAFRVFNKGSLEEVSDDDGEPASSAGPPILQRLQGENLLNAAVVVTRYFGGTELGIGGLIRAYGEAAGRSIKTVEKVEVKKYLQFSCRGSYNHIGEVINQLEKREIEIKNRGHCQEGFVLKGEMPLEFEQVLRSELKNITGDKVKLEIIDSFFRRID, from the coding sequence GTGACAGTGGATAGAATGGATGGTGAAGATCAATATAAAACTATAAGCCGGAAAAACAGAATAGAATCCAGGGTGAAGGGCAGCCGATTCATAGCTACGACTTTCCCCTGTTTTTCTCGCCAGGAAGCTGAGGGGGCTGTCAAAAACGTTAAAGCTGAGTTTTCTGATGCCACTCATAATGCTTTTGCTTTTCGAGTTTTTAATAAAGGGAGTTTGGAGGAAGTATCTGATGATGACGGTGAGCCTGCTTCCAGCGCTGGTCCTCCGATTCTGCAGCGGCTTCAGGGTGAAAATCTCTTAAATGCTGCAGTTGTAGTTACCAGATATTTTGGGGGAACAGAGCTCGGAATAGGTGGTCTTATCAGGGCTTACGGGGAGGCTGCCGGCCGGTCTATAAAAACTGTGGAAAAAGTTGAGGTCAAGAAATATTTGCAGTTCTCCTGCCGGGGCAGCTATAATCATATAGGCGAGGTTATAAATCAGCTGGAAAAAAGAGAAATAGAGATTAAAAATCGAGGCCACTGTCAGGAAGGATTTGTTCTTAAAGGTGAGATGCCCCTGGAATTTGAACAGGTTTTGAGGAGTGAGCTGAAAAACATTACGGGAGATAAAGTGAAATTAGAAATCATCGATAGTTTTTTCAGGCGGATTGATTGA
- the nifS gene encoding cysteine desulfurase NifS: MENRYYFDHAGTSPLDEEVLEAMKPYFLEKYGNPSSIYQEGQEADRAVEKARQQVQNLINAEKSEEIIFTGSGTEADNLAVKGAAIARENRGKHIITSEIEHHAVLHTCEYLEENRDYEVTYLSVDEDGLIDLEELKEEIREDTTLISIMMANNEIGTIQPVKEIAEIADKRDIIFHTDAVQAAGQLELDVQELGVDLLSLSAHKINGPKGVGALYRSKGTKLVPQMNGGAQENKLRASTENVPNIVGFGKAAELALKRLPEKQEKLQNLRDKIIDRVREDIDDVILNGPEPGSGCRLPNNVNFCFRYIEGESILLNLDMEGIAASSGSACTSGSLEPSHVLLALGLSHEVAHGSLRLTLGYSNTEEEVDYLLEVLPEVIERLREMSPLYD; encoded by the coding sequence ATGGAAAACAGATACTATTTTGATCACGCGGGCACCTCTCCTCTCGACGAAGAAGTTTTAGAAGCTATGAAGCCTTATTTTTTGGAGAAATACGGAAACCCCTCGAGTATCTATCAGGAAGGCCAGGAAGCTGATAGAGCTGTTGAAAAGGCCCGGCAGCAGGTGCAAAACCTTATAAATGCGGAAAAAAGCGAGGAAATTATATTCACAGGAAGCGGGACTGAAGCAGACAATTTAGCGGTAAAAGGGGCAGCAATTGCCAGGGAGAACAGAGGAAAGCATATAATCACTTCTGAAATCGAGCACCATGCTGTTCTTCATACCTGTGAATATCTTGAAGAAAATCGTGATTATGAAGTTACTTATCTTTCTGTTGACGAAGACGGTTTAATAGATTTAGAAGAACTCAAAGAAGAAATTCGCGAGGACACAACGCTTATATCTATAATGATGGCCAATAATGAAATAGGAACAATTCAACCAGTGAAGGAAATTGCCGAAATAGCTGATAAACGCGATATTATTTTTCATACAGATGCAGTTCAGGCTGCGGGGCAGCTGGAACTGGATGTGCAGGAGCTAGGAGTGGATTTGCTATCTCTATCAGCTCATAAAATTAACGGCCCTAAAGGCGTGGGAGCATTGTATCGCAGTAAAGGGACTAAATTAGTTCCTCAAATGAATGGAGGAGCCCAGGAAAATAAACTCCGGGCCAGCACCGAAAATGTTCCCAACATTGTTGGCTTTGGAAAAGCAGCTGAACTGGCCCTAAAAAGACTCCCGGAAAAACAGGAAAAATTACAAAATTTGCGTGATAAAATTATTGATAGAGTAAGAGAAGATATAGATGATGTTATATTGAACGGACCTGAACCCGGCAGCGGCTGCAGACTGCCGAACAATGTTAATTTTTGTTTCAGATATATCGAAGGTGAATCGATACTTCTTAATCTTGATATGGAAGGGATAGCAGCTTCTAGCGGTTCAGCCTGTACATCCGGTTCTTTGGAGCCTTCTCATGTATTGCTGGCACTCGGTCTCAGCCATGAAGTTGCTCATGGATCATTAAGATTGACACTGGGTTATAGCAATACGGAGGAAGAAGTTGATTATTTGCTGGAGGTACTTCCTGAAGTTATCGAAAGACTCAGGGAGATGTCTCCTCTGTATGATTAA
- the mnmA gene encoding tRNA 2-thiouridine(34) synthase MnmA, translated as MTKVMVAMSGGVDSSVTAAILDEKGFDVIGATMKIVPDFVKESHEQEGSCCAISDAKKVAAALNIPHYSFNFKKEFSERVINNFVKEYTSGRTPNPCVVCNEELKFFELLRRSREAGCQYLATGHYALKAKSNSGDRILLKKGKSLDKDQSYMLYRLDQKQLKRSLFPLGNYEKGQVRELAQKFDLPVSDKPDSQEICFVPDDDYKKFLERYFSEPGKTGPIYYVDGEKIGEHEGLYNYTIGQRRGLGISLDHPVYVVEIDSDNNALIVGPRSELNFKGLKVKKLNWIPFQKPPQYLKADLKVRYNADPVKSIIEPVSSDQAIVFFQEPVRAVAPGQSAVFYREDLVVGGGLIEKGFRIKKI; from the coding sequence ATGACAAAAGTTATGGTAGCTATGAGCGGCGGTGTTGATAGTTCTGTCACCGCCGCTATTTTAGATGAAAAAGGCTTTGATGTTATCGGTGCTACTATGAAAATCGTTCCTGATTTTGTGAAAGAGAGCCATGAACAGGAGGGGAGCTGCTGCGCAATTTCGGATGCCAAAAAAGTTGCGGCAGCTCTGAATATTCCTCATTACAGCTTTAATTTTAAAAAAGAGTTTTCTGAGAGAGTTATAAATAATTTTGTGAAAGAATATACCAGCGGTAGGACTCCCAACCCCTGTGTTGTCTGCAACGAGGAGTTGAAGTTTTTTGAGCTTTTACGTCGTTCCCGGGAAGCCGGCTGCCAGTATCTGGCAACCGGTCATTATGCTTTGAAGGCAAAATCCAATTCCGGAGATAGAATTCTGTTAAAAAAAGGCAAATCGCTGGATAAAGATCAAAGTTATATGCTATATCGGCTGGATCAAAAACAGCTAAAAAGATCTTTATTTCCTCTGGGAAATTATGAAAAGGGTCAGGTTAGAGAGCTGGCTCAAAAGTTTGATCTTCCAGTATCTGATAAACCTGACAGCCAGGAAATTTGTTTTGTACCTGATGATGATTATAAGAAGTTCCTGGAAAGATATTTTTCTGAACCTGGAAAAACAGGACCAATTTATTATGTCGATGGCGAAAAAATAGGAGAGCATGAGGGTCTTTATAATTACACGATCGGGCAGCGTAGAGGCCTTGGTATTTCTCTTGATCATCCTGTTTATGTGGTTGAAATAGATAGTGACAATAATGCCCTGATAGTGGGACCTCGAAGCGAGCTCAACTTCAAAGGTTTAAAAGTTAAAAAATTAAACTGGATACCATTTCAGAAGCCCCCCCAGTATTTAAAGGCTGATCTAAAAGTAAGATATAATGCTGATCCCGTAAAATCTATAATTGAGCCAGTATCTTCAGATCAGGCCATAGTATTTTTCCAGGAACCTGTCAGAGCAGTTGCTCCCGGCCAATCCGCCGTTTTTTATCGCGAGGATTTAGTGGTGGGGGGAGGCTTAATAGAGAAAGGGTTTAGGATTAAGAAGATCTAA
- a CDS encoding Fur family transcriptional regulator, whose amino-acid sequence MPKNTRMTKQRKAILEVLKNTDSHPTADEIYEEVKKEIPNISLGTIYRNLNVLEEMDEIMVLDYGSTHSRFDGCSKNHYHFHCSECEEIYDLDMKVQDELNSSVEDNFPFEVNKHRLEFYGLCPDCQK is encoded by the coding sequence ATGCCCAAAAATACTCGTATGACAAAACAGAGGAAAGCTATTCTGGAAGTTTTGAAAAATACCGACTCTCATCCTACTGCTGATGAAATTTATGAGGAAGTAAAGAAAGAAATCCCCAATATCAGTCTGGGAACAATTTATCGTAACCTCAATGTATTAGAAGAGATGGATGAGATTATGGTTCTTGATTATGGTAGCACTCACAGTAGATTTGACGGCTGTTCAAAAAATCATTATCACTTTCACTGCAGCGAATGCGAAGAAATTTATGATCTCGATATGAAAGTACAGGATGAATTAAATTCCAGTGTCGAAGATAACTTTCCTTTTGAAGTCAACAAGCACAGGCTGGAATTTTACGGACTCTGCCCTGATTGTCAGAAGTAA
- the nifU gene encoding Fe-S cluster assembly scaffold protein NifU codes for MYSDKVMDHFQNPRNMGKIEDADLIGEVGNPTCGDIMKIYMNIDDEEKITDIKFNTFGCGAAVATSSMVTELVMNKTLDEAEEISNEEIAESLDGLPPAKMHCSNLAADAVKDAIEKYRDPEKQSGAGHVDHAEELQQDEKVAE; via the coding sequence ATGTATTCTGATAAAGTTATGGATCATTTTCAAAACCCCCGGAACATGGGTAAAATAGAAGACGCTGATCTAATAGGAGAAGTGGGGAATCCGACCTGTGGAGACATCATGAAGATCTATATGAATATCGATGATGAGGAGAAAATCACCGATATAAAGTTCAACACTTTTGGTTGTGGAGCTGCTGTAGCAACCAGCAGTATGGTTACCGAACTCGTCATGAATAAAACCTTAGACGAGGCTGAGGAAATCTCCAACGAGGAGATTGCTGAATCTCTGGACGGTCTTCCCCCTGCCAAGATGCATTGTTCTAACCTTGCGGCAGATGCTGTCAAGGATGCTATCGAAAAGTACAGAGATCCAGAAAAACAGTCAGGAGCAGGACATGTCGATCATGCTGAGGAACTGCAGCAGGACGAAAAGGTGGCGGAATAA